The DNA window GGGAAAAACTTGTCATTTCGTCTTTGGTGAGCTGAGAAAGTGAGCAAGAGGATGACAATAGGATTGATTGGTTGCATCGACCCTGAGGAAACGCTATTTGACGGCCAGACGATTAAGACGCGAACCATTTACAAGTTGCTTGTAGACAGGTATGGGGCATCGGCTGTTAAGTGTGTTGATACCAGGCAGTACAGGCTGAGGCCCTTTTCGGTAATTGCCGATCTCATTTCCTGCCTTTTTGCCTGCGATGATATGATCGTCCTCCTTTCTTCGAATGGACGAAAGGTTTTCTTTCCCGTCCTGAGCGTTGCTGCGAGAACCATGAAAAAGAGAATCTACCATAATCTCATTGGAGGCAGGCTCGCTGACGAGCTCGAGCGAAATCCCCGATATGTGAGGTATCTGAATTCTTTTGCAGTTAACTGGGTTGAAAGCCGAAAGCTAGAAGAACGCTTGACTCGTCTCGGATTGGCAAACGCAAAATATCTACCGAACTTCAAAACACTGCACCCTGTTAGTTTGAATGAAGTGAAACAAATGGAGTTCAGCGAGCATCCTCCCTATCGAATGTGCACTTTTAGTCGAGTAACAGAGAAAAAAGGAATCAGCGAAGCGTTGTTGGCCATAACGCAGCTTAATGAAAAAGCGGGATTCTCCTTACGGCATGACGGTTCTTCCGGCGCATCCGATTCCGCTTTCGCAACTCTAGATATTTATGGGCCTATTGACGATGCTTATAAAGATGAGTTCGAGTTTGCGTTAAAAAGTTGCCCCTATGCCAAATACAAGGGAGTCGTTGCTCCAGAGTCATCCGTCGAGGTGATCAAGGATTATTATGCGCTGCTTTTTCCCACTAAATGGGCTAGAGAGGGCATGCCGGGCACGATAATCGACGCCCTTTCGGCGGGCGTGCCGATTGTTGCTAGTAAATGGCTTCATTACTCGGAGATGCTTGAGGACGGTGTTACTGGTTTTGGTTACGATATCGATAAACCAGAGTTGCTTCTCGAGACATTGGAGAAGCTTTTGTTCGGAGAGGTGGAAATTGAGGCAATGAGAATGAACTGCCTTAATCGTTCTCGAAACTATACTCCTGACTTGGTATTTGGCGAGATGGTAAGGGTTATAGAAAGAAACATGGATAGTAATTGTTCGAAAAGTATTTGAGATTTCCACATACGCTAGATGAGGGGCATTTTGACAATCAAAGAAATTGCCAGCAAATTATTGAAATACATCTGTAAGCCTTCGCAGATATATCTGCTTGCTACCTCAAAGGGCTTTACTCGCTTTGTTCCTGACGGAATTCACCTGCAGTTGAGTTACCGCATCATTTTCGGGAGGAAACTCGATCTTGACAATCCTCGAACTTTTAGCGAGAAGCTCCAATGGCTCAAGCTTCATAATCGCAATCCTCTCTATACCTTAATGGTGGACAAGTATCGTGCCAAAGAGTTTATTGCTTCAAAAGTAGGTTTCGAGCACGTCGTACCCAACCTGGCTGTTTGGGATTCGCCTGAGTGTATAGATCTTCTCGGCTTGCCAGACAAGTTCGTGCTGAAGACAAACCATGACTGCGGCGGAGTAGTCATCTGCACCGACAAGGCGACTTTCGATTTAGAGAGCGCAAAGGTGGAGCTCGGAAGGCATCTCGCCAAAAACTATTACTATGGAGGTAGGGAATGGCCCTATAGGGATGTGAAGCCGTTGGTTTTTGCTGAAAAGTTTCTCGACGATTTTGATTCAAAAATTGATGATTCGGCAGATGGGTGGGAGGGTATTGACGAGTACGATTTCCTCTGCTTCAACGGTGAGCCCAAGCTCATTGCTTTTTGTCATGGGGACAAGACCGATCCTTCCAAGCGCTGCAATGATTATTATAGCTGCAGCTGGGATCCCCTTGAAATCACATGCGGTTACGAGGCTTGCGAGAGCGTTCATCGCAAGCCCAAGCAGCTAGATGAAATGCTCCTCATTGCAAAAGAATTGAGCAAGGGCATTCCGTTTCTCAGGGTGGATCTCTTTATCAGTCATGACATCGTTCTAGTGGGGGAGCTCACGTTCTTTCCATGGGGAGGATTTGCTCAGTTTCAGCCATTCGCGGCAGAGTGTGAGCTGGGCGAGTGGATAGACCTTGCAATTTTTGCACGAAACTCAAGAGAAGTGCTTTTGTGATGACGAGATCCTGTCGTACGGGGGTAAAAATATACCGAGTGCCTGTTGAGCGAAAAGACTTCTTTGGTTCCGCACGACGCCTTGAGTCGTTTTAAGAGCAACCCGTACAGACTGGCTCATTTTCACGTTGGGCAGATGTCTTTCCTCCTTCCTCAAAGAATAGCGTTCCGCAGCGGTGTCGGGGCGAGGATACTTCACGCCCATTGTGTCAATTCCATCAATTGGGGAATTCGTGAAAAAAGCGAATGCTATGGCGTATAGCTTCAATAAGAGGCTTGGGCTGCGCCTCGCAACCCATCTATTTGTCTACTCGGAAGAGGCTGCAAGGAGGAACGAATGTTCTTGAGCGTCCTTTTTGAGAATTGCTTTAGTTTTAAATCTGCAGCAAAGGCCTTGATCCGGTATGCTGTAGACCCTGAATTCAAGGTTCTTGTCAAGGTCAGGCACATCGTAGCAACCACCGGTCAATACTCTTTATGGCTGCACAGACGACTCTTGAAAAAGTATCCCATTCTGTTTGCGTCGAGGGCTCGCGTTGGAAAGAACCTTCGGATACCCCACTATATCGGAGTTGTCGTCGGCGCTGGGGTTACGCTGGGCGATGACTGCACGATTTACCAAAATGTCACGTTGGGTCAGAATCGCAACGAGTTTCCTACCGTCGGTGACGGCGTGATCATATACGCAGGCGCTAAGATTATCGGCGGCGTTCATATCGGGGATGGGGCGATAATCGGCGCTAATTCGGTGGTCGTGAGCGACGTGCCCGAGAATGCTGTAGTCGGGGGGATACCTGCAAGGGTGATCAGGATGAGAGCACCCTCTGACGACGAACTGCACTGATCGGTTCAATAGCAAAATTGACGAAACTCAAAACAAACATCGCTTACAACTTCGCCTATCAGCTGCTGATCCTGCTGTTGCCGTTGATCACCGCTCCTTATCTTGCGCGTGTGGTGGGCGCGGAGGGGGTCGGGGTCTACTCGTACTCTTACGCGGTTGCCACGTACTTCGTCTATTTCGTCATGCTCGGCCTCAATAGCTACGGCAACCGCACCATAGCGGCTTGCCAAGATAACAGGGTCGAGCGGTCGCGCGCCTTCTGGTCCATTTTCGCGATGCAGGCCGCATGTTTCGCGGTCGCCGGGGGATGCTACCTGGGGTACTCCCTCCTCTTTGCAGGCGATGCGACCGTCGCTTTGCTTCAAGGTCTCTACGTGCTGTCCGCTCTGTTCGATATCAACTGGTTTTTCTTCGGAATGGAGAGGTTCCGGCTCACGGTGGTTCGCAACACGGTGGTGAAGGTCGCAACCACGGTGCTCATTTTTGTGTTCGTCAAAGACTCGGGCGATGTGGATACGTATGTCGGCATCATAGGCGGTGGGTCTCTCGTGTCGCAGCTGGCGCTTTGGCCGTTCCTTAGGCGCTTCGTCGACTTTTACCTCCCGAGGTTTTCGGAGATAACCCCGCATTTGAGGCCGAATGCGATCCTCTTCGTTTCCGTCATCGCCATCAGCGCTTACAATGTGTTGAGCAAGATCATGCTTGGCTCGATGGCCGGTGCCGAGGCGGTGGGCTTCTTTGAGAACGCGGCGAAGATAGCGGCGGTCCCGGTGGCCCTGGTGGGGGCCGTCGGTACGGTTATGCTGCCAAGGGCGAGTGCATTGATATCGAAAGGAGAGGCCGACAGGGCCAGCTCGCATACCGATAAAACGTTGCGCGGCGTTATGGTGTTCACTTCGCTCGCCGCGTTCGGCATACCCGCCATCGCCTCGCCGTTCACGCAGGTGTTCTACGGCCCCGGCTTCGAGGAATCCGCTCGCGTTCTCGCGATCCTTGCGGCCACCGTCCCGCTGCTCGGTTTCGGTAACGTTCTCAGAACCCAGTATCTTATCCCGAATGCCCGAGACTCGGTCTTCCTGTGGTCGGCCGTCTGCGGAGCTGTGGCGAGCGTCGCTCTCAACCTGTTGCTGATACCCGACTTCGGTGCGGTGGGCTCTGCGTGCGCCTCCGTGGGAGCGGAGTCTGCCGTGCTGATCTACCAGGTGGTGAGGGTGAAGGGGGAGATACCCCTTGCGCGCTATCTCTTGCATGCCTCCGTGTTCCTGTTGATCGGGGCCGCGATGGGGGCTGTCCTGGCCTTTGTGCCGAGCGTTGGAGATCCGCTTGGGGACGTGGTCTTCAGGGTGCTTGTCGGTTCGATCGTCTATCTGCCGCTGGCGTTTTTGGCGGAAAGGACTCTCGGAAGGCGCGATGGCGAAAGCGCCAAGAAAGGAATGGTTCGATGAGGCATGCGAATGGGAGATGCGGAGAAGGTCGGCTTGAAGGTTCGAAGAGCGTGGCCCTTCGCGTTTCGCTTGTGCTGAACACGGTTCTGGTTCTGGTTGTGGCGGCTTGCGGCGTGTACAAGTTCACCGATATCAGAACTGTGCTCGGGGGGGGGGCTTCACATGACGAGAACACCTGGTTTGAGCCGTTCGTGTCGCAAGCCCGCGATCTGAGTCTGGTTGAGGAGTCGGACGTTGTCATGCTGGGCGATTCCCTGACGATGTACGGCCTATGGGGCGAGCTCTTTCCCGACGCTCGTATCCTCAACCGCGGTATCGGCAGCGACGTGTCCGAAGGTGTTCTCAACAGGCTTGATACAGTGACCTCGACTAATCCGGATAAGGTTTTCATCATGATCGGAACGAACGATATAGCAAGGGGTCATGACGTTAATCCCATAGCTGGAAACGTCGAGGAAGTCATCTCGAGGCTCGTGGATGACTTGCCGGAGGCGGAAATCTATCTGGAGAGCGTGCTCCCGCGAACATCGAAGTATTCGGAGCAAATACAGGAGCTGAACAAGGCTTATCGCCAAATCTGCGACAGGCGCGAGGGGGTCGGGTTCGTCGACCTGCATCCCCTCTTCTGCGATGCGGACGGGGTGCCCGATACCGAGTTGTTCGCGTCGGACGGCTATCACATCAGTGGCGTAGGCTACCGTGTCTGGGCAAAGGCGAACGGGGGATACATTGAATGAGCTTCCGTGGATATGAGAAAGAAGGCGAGACGTTGAAAAAAATGACGTGCGGGGCTGTTCTTGTGACCGGTGCCGCCGGCTTCATCGGCGCGTTCCTGTGCAAACGGCTGCTCGAGAAGACCGACGCGCGCGTGGTCGGGCTCGACAACGTGAACGACTACTACGACGTCGCCATAAAGGAGGAGCGGCTGCGGATGCTTGCCGAGGCGGCGGGCGGGAGCGCGGAGGATGCGAGAGCCGACGGCTTTTCCCGCGGGCGGTTCGAGTTCGTGCGGGGCGACCTCGCCGACGAGGCCGCAGTCGAGGCGCTCTTCGAGCGGGTCCGGCCCGACGTCGTCGTGAACCTCGCGGCGCAGGCGGGGGTGCGCTACTCCATCGAGAACCCGCGCGCCTACGTCGACTCCAACCTCGTCGGGTTCTTCAACGTGCTTGAGGCGTGTAGGCACCATCCGGTCGAGCACCTCGTGTACGCATCCTCCTCCTCCGTCTACGGCGGCAACGAGAAGGTGCCCTTCTCCGAGGAGGACCGCGTGGACTCGCCGGTGTCCCTCT is part of the Arabiibacter massiliensis genome and encodes:
- a CDS encoding glycosyltransferase, yielding MTIGLIGCIDPEETLFDGQTIKTRTIYKLLVDRYGASAVKCVDTRQYRLRPFSVIADLISCLFACDDMIVLLSSNGRKVFFPVLSVAARTMKKRIYHNLIGGRLADELERNPRYVRYLNSFAVNWVESRKLEERLTRLGLANAKYLPNFKTLHPVSLNEVKQMEFSEHPPYRMCTFSRVTEKKGISEALLAITQLNEKAGFSLRHDGSSGASDSAFATLDIYGPIDDAYKDEFEFALKSCPYAKYKGVVAPESSVEVIKDYYALLFPTKWAREGMPGTIIDALSAGVPIVASKWLHYSEMLEDGVTGFGYDIDKPELLLETLEKLLFGEVEIEAMRMNCLNRSRNYTPDLVFGEMVRVIERNMDSNCSKSI
- a CDS encoding ATP-grasp fold amidoligase family protein; the protein is MTIKEIASKLLKYICKPSQIYLLATSKGFTRFVPDGIHLQLSYRIIFGRKLDLDNPRTFSEKLQWLKLHNRNPLYTLMVDKYRAKEFIASKVGFEHVVPNLAVWDSPECIDLLGLPDKFVLKTNHDCGGVVICTDKATFDLESAKVELGRHLAKNYYYGGREWPYRDVKPLVFAEKFLDDFDSKIDDSADGWEGIDEYDFLCFNGEPKLIAFCHGDKTDPSKRCNDYYSCSWDPLEITCGYEACESVHRKPKQLDEMLLIAKELSKGIPFLRVDLFISHDIVLVGELTFFPWGGFAQFQPFAAECELGEWIDLAIFARNSREVLL
- a CDS encoding flippase; the protein is MTKLKTNIAYNFAYQLLILLLPLITAPYLARVVGAEGVGVYSYSYAVATYFVYFVMLGLNSYGNRTIAACQDNRVERSRAFWSIFAMQAACFAVAGGCYLGYSLLFAGDATVALLQGLYVLSALFDINWFFFGMERFRLTVVRNTVVKVATTVLIFVFVKDSGDVDTYVGIIGGGSLVSQLALWPFLRRFVDFYLPRFSEITPHLRPNAILFVSVIAISAYNVLSKIMLGSMAGAEAVGFFENAAKIAAVPVALVGAVGTVMLPRASALISKGEADRASSHTDKTLRGVMVFTSLAAFGIPAIASPFTQVFYGPGFEESARVLAILAATVPLLGFGNVLRTQYLIPNARDSVFLWSAVCGAVASVALNLLLIPDFGAVGSACASVGAESAVLIYQVVRVKGEIPLARYLLHASVFLLIGAAMGAVLAFVPSVGDPLGDVVFRVLVGSIVYLPLAFLAERTLGRRDGESAKKGMVR
- a CDS encoding GDSL-type esterase/lipase family protein, producing MRHANGRCGEGRLEGSKSVALRVSLVLNTVLVLVVAACGVYKFTDIRTVLGGGASHDENTWFEPFVSQARDLSLVEESDVVMLGDSLTMYGLWGELFPDARILNRGIGSDVSEGVLNRLDTVTSTNPDKVFIMIGTNDIARGHDVNPIAGNVEEVISRLVDDLPEAEIYLESVLPRTSKYSEQIQELNKAYRQICDRREGVGFVDLHPLFCDADGVPDTELFASDGYHISGVGYRVWAKANGGYIE